In the Triticum aestivum cultivar Chinese Spring chromosome 2B, IWGSC CS RefSeq v2.1, whole genome shotgun sequence genome, atcagattcgatgggcatggatgcacgcggtccgggaCCTGCGACTGAAGataagtccgggggtccggagacacagatttccttagaagCGGAGTCTGTGTTCTGCTCCAACGCCGATAGGTGTGCGACCTCCGTGGCGggatccatccacccgtccttagatggcacgatctgctctggatcaaAGTCCGAAGCCATGGCAGGCGCGATATCCcaaatactgtccgacggcagatctaaTTCATGCGCGTGGCGATCGTTCGACGCTCCTGACGTGGGCTCGAATCGGTCGAAGATAAAGTTTCCACGGATGTCGACAATatagtttaggttcccgaacctgacctgacggccaggggcgtagctgtcgatctgctctagatggccaagcgagttggcccgcagtgcgaagccgccgaacacaaaaatctgtccggggagaaaagtctcaccctgggcggagttgttgaaggttggagaagccatcaagccttacagcgacgacatagagaaactctcaatgaaagcaccaatgtcggtgtcaaaaccggcggatctcgggtagggggtcccgaactatgcgtctaaggctaatggtaacaggagactggggacacgatgtatacccaggttcgggccctctcgatggaggtaataccctacttcctgcttgattgatcttgatgatatgagtattacaagagttgatctaccacgagatcgtagaggctaaaccctagaagctagcctatggtatgattgttgtcgtgtcctacggactaaaccctccggtttatatagacaccgaagggggctagggttacacagagtcggttacagagaaggagatctgcaTCCGAAtggccaagattgccttccacgccaaggagagtcccatccggacacgggacgaagtctttaatcttgtatcttcatagtccaatagtccggccaaagtatatagtccggctgtccggatacccccttatccaggactccctcacccgtcgaTGCCATCATCATTCGACGAGGTTGAAAAAGAAGGGTGCGGCCGCCTGCCGCCATCCTTGAGCCCAGCTTGAAGCCACCAAAGGATTTTAGTTGTGGACAGTGTTTTCCTTTTAAAAAAGAAATGAAGCTAGCCACCAAGGCATTCATCAAAAAGTAAATTAGTGTCACTTAAATTTTATTATTTGTAAGTTGACATTGGTGCTCCAAATATATAGGGGCTAATGAGTTTTTCCTTGCCTTTGACCATAAATAAAATCACTAATATATGAGATGAGATGATGGATATAAAAGTTATATCATtagaaactcctttcaaatacgAATTTAGCGGCATCCTTTGTATAACATGCATGTCATTATTGCACTAACATATGCTCAAAGGTAACTCATAAAACgtattactacctccgtcctggtttatttgtcccctttctaatttgtaccaaattttaccaaaatatttaactaacaaaatgttaaagCATGTCAACAAAGATTATATCgtcggattcgtatttgaacatagttttcagtgatataattttttgtgacatgtatGAACATTTCGTTAGTTAAATTTAGGGAAATGTTTGTAATCGGCGGGCTGGCGCAACGCTCGGCCGGTCTCCATCTCCACGTCACGCAATACATCCACCCACGCATCAAAACAGGCCCACGCACCATTGTTTATCCTTTCCTTATCCCCTCACGAGCCTTCTTGTCCATTCATTTCCCACTTCCTCTCCTTTTCCCCATGGATCCCAAACCAGTTCTCATCCGTCATCGCGCAAGGCAATGGGGTGAACATGGCCTGCACCTTCTCCATGCTCATGGCTTTGACGGGGGGCGGCGCTGCTAACCACTACCCGGCGGCAGCCTTGGGGCGGCGTGGCGGAGCGGGTGCTGGAGACGGGGGCGTCCACTGGTGCTGGAGACGGCATCCAGCGATGCTGCAACCGCTCGAGCATGGCGCTGCCCACCATGGGCACGGTGACCACGCCGATGAGTGCTGCAACCGGCAAAATGTTGGAACCGGCTGAGCCCGGTGCTGCGACGAGGCGGCGATTTTTGGTGTGACGAAGTTTTTGCTGGAACCAGGGCACCAGGCAGCAGCGGTGCTACAACCAGCAACGATATTTGCTGGAACCGGCGCTCGTCGGTGCTGGAACTGGACGCCCCCTCTCACCGCGgacatttttttgctggaaccaacttTATGTTTTGCTGGAACTTGCTAATTTTTTTGCTACATCTACTTCTTTTTGGATTTTGCTTCGTGTGTTTTTTGCTGAATGGAAGTGCCTCGCACGGTCGGCgtggatttttgctggaaccagctctATGTTTTGCTGGTACTTGCTATGTCTTTTGCTACATCACTTCTTCATGTGGTGGTGatgggtgatgtttttgctacaaCTGGCGAGCATTTTTTCTACGACCGGTAATTTTTTTGCTGCTACCGGCAACCTGAGAGTGAGTACTCCTTTTCTGCGAGCTCGTTGTCGGCGTGCTATAATCGGCGCCACCGGAGTCGCGGCCGGCTACGACCGGCGCCACGGGGAGCTGCAACCGCGGGCGCACATTGCTGCATGCACATAGCCGGCAAGAAACGCAGGAGGCAACAGCGGCTGCGACGAGGACGGCCGGCGGTGAGAGCAGCGACCGGCGGCGAGGGAAGCAACAGGAGAGACGTGCAGGCGGTGCTTCCAAGCCGGGCGCGTCGCTAGTCCATGGCGGCACGCTTGAAGCTTTTTTTCTGATGGAAGCTCTTTTTCTAAAAGAAAAAGACATCCGATAGAGGAAGGGACGAGAATCGTGTGGCTACCTGCTGTTTGATCCGACGTTGTTGGTGCGGCCGGCCCAAATTTCGACCGGCGCACCGGCGCATATCACTCGacttaaatttatgatcaaaatttgacacaaaatataaTGGGATCAATAAACCAGGAAGAAGGTGGTAGGTCCTAGTATTTAGACGGAGGCAACACAATATATTTCAAAAATGGACGCATGTGTCCTATGTTTAATATGCTTTCTCAAATTTTGTGCTTTGAACCAACCGTGGACGGAATGTTCTTGACAAGAATGTAAACGAAACGAAAGGAAAAGAAACGATTTACGAAGTTGCATATCCGAAATGTGCGTGACTTTCTCTGATTCTCTCTGTACAGTATGCACATCACCGTCCTTGTTCGCACTtaccacgtctctctctctctcactctctctcactctcctcccCGTTTCTTCGTCCATCCTCCCCATTTCAGCGGCGAGACGAGAAAAGAGAGAGGGCGCGCGCGAAAAGAATTCGCTGGCCCCCTCGGCGGCTCCAGATCACGCCCAAATTCGTGGCTCGTCCAGCCGCCAATTTGGTGGTGCCTTGTGTTGGTGCATTTTCCCAGACCTGTTCTTTCTGTGATTGTTTTCAATCTCTCCCGCGTTCTTGCGGCTGATTTCTTGGACGGATTTCTCCGGCCGCGTCTCCGGATTTCCTCGATCTGGGGGCAATGCGGCTGCGCATTCGGTTCTCTGCTTCGGAAGCCCCCCAAACCCCCCACCATTGGTGATTATTTCTGAGCTTTCTCGCCTTAAAATCGGCGCGTTTCTCGGAGCACCTCGAGGCATCTGATTTCAGAAGGTCATTGCCCCGATTTCACGCGAACTTGGGCGGGGCATTGTtctgagttttttttttttttttgtcaAAACATTTGTGCCGCGTCACTGGACTTCGTCGGCCAATTGCTTCAGGGAGCTCACGGATTTGTTGCCCATCGCCACTAACCTCCCGCCGGTAAGCCGGAGGAATCACATTGCGATGGTCGGGTCGGTGTAGGAAAGAGCAGGCAAAAGATGAGGCGCTGCAGGGGAGAATGGCTCCTCGTGCCGTGCATCATCTCCGTGCTGCTCTTTGTACCATTGGCCTGCGGACGATTGCTCATTGGCGCAAGCGATATGTCGCCGCCTGCACTGACACCATCCTTCATCAAGCAAGTAGACGATTGGGTGAGTACATTATCCATGTATTTCATCGCACTCGGTAGTAACATCTGTAGTGAGATGGTGCCATTCCATAGTTTGTGATCAAGAGCAAAGTAGTTTAGTTTGGGTCATCTTAAGAAGTGAGAATTAACTTATTAAGTAGTATCAATCCTTTTTGCAAGAGAAAAAACCGGTTCAGGAAGGCAGGAATTGCCACCATCGAGATCATAGAATGATAGAATTGCAAGGATTGTCCGGCTATATTTCTGGTATGGTGTTTAGGTTGGTGCCTTCGCTCTATTAGCTCATGATGCCGACATTCAGAATTGGCATGTGGTGCTCTTCGAATTACCTGTGACAGAAGAGATAAGATCACTGAATTTCGAGGGGTTCCCAGAGGCCAAAGCTGTTTATGATTTTATACTGCAATTGAAAATACTGACCATCCAGATTAAAACCCTGCAAGCAGAAGCAGAGATTTTGAAACAAAATATTAACGTTCCCTCCTGTTAGGTACACATCACTGCACTGGTCGAACATCTTTATGCGCTAATGATATCTTttttttttttaattattactgCCTATTTAATGAGTAGCATGTGTCGGATTAATTCTGTTATTATTGGTACTATGATGCATGTAGAGTTAAGTAAGGAATGTGATGATAATATGATATTTAGTCCAACATACTAGTAACGTTTTACAGCAGGTAACCTTCAGCGTCGAATTTGATGGGATAAAAAATTGTACTCCctttgttcacaaatataagatgttctgacTTTTTTCTGAAtcaaatgtatatagacatgttttagtgtgtttgttcactaatTTCAGTTTGTATGTAGTCCATTTTGAAATATCCAAaatatcttatatttgtgaacagagggaatAGTTTCTAACTGCTGACTCTCACTGGTACTTCATGGTAGTAGTTTATATTTTTAATGGTCTGGTACTTCATGGTAGTTTATATTATTATTCTGAAAAGGATGCGCACCTACTTTATCTCATTAGCATCTGTTTCTGATTAATTCTCATGCACTGACAAGGGTGACTACTCGTTACGATATCTATAGGTGGAACACGCGTGGCTCAAATGTGGATTGGACAAGAAAAGCCTTCAAGATGTTAGAAACTACTACAACTACAACCATGTACTTGATATCATCCATAGGATATCTGACAATAAGGGAACTTCCCCTGTCATTGAAAAAGGTGCCAGCTCATTGACCCCAGAAATCAAGCAAACTTTGCTGATCTGCTTAAGCAAACAGAGTTCTGAGGTTGCAAATAACCTACCCGATGGTTATATCAAAACACTTACCGCCTCAATAAGAGGAGAGCTGGCTCCGGGACCTGCTCCTGCAAATGAAGCAGTAAAACCTTCGCCAGGGAAACCAGCTGAGGGTGCTTCATCAGAAGCAACTACAAAAAAGGCAGTGCCTGCAACTAAATCAGTAGGAAAAAAGGACAGCGATGGCATGCCAACTACCAATGTCATTGGTGTGTCCTTGGTTGTTATAGCACTTTTAGCTCTTCTCTGCGTTGGCTGCTGCATGTACCGTGAAAGCCAGAGTTCTGCGGCTTCTGCCTATGATAATAAGCAACTCCTGAATCTATGTAATGTCTTGTATCATCCATTTTGCTCCAAGTCAAAGTTTTCCTCTCTTCTACCACTGACTTTTATGCTTTCATTTGCAGCGGATTCTTGCAAGTCTTCCAGTGTAAATCTAATAGATGTCACTAAGCTGGGAGCATTGCCATTGCAGTCAGAGGCTGGCCAAAATGGCCATGTGAATCAAAGTTCACAGGAAGGCCCAAACACTGATGAAATTGGCTATGTGAGACTAAGTTCACAGGAAGGCCCAAACACTGATCAAAATAACCATGTGAAACTAAGCTCACAGGAAGACGCAAACACTGGTCAAATTAGCTATGTGAAACTAAGCTCACAGGAAGACCCAACCAGTGGCCGAAATAGTGATGTGAAGCTAACTTCGCAGGAAGACCCAAACACTGGCCAAAATAACCATGTGAAGCTCACATCGCAGGGAAGTGCAAACACTGATCCAGCAAGCTACAGCAGTTCCACCGAGTCAATGGCTGCTTCTGTTGGTTCTGTGCAAGGATCAACACCAATGATGCCACCTCCAGCACATCCTCAAGTACTTGCGCCTCAACCAAaggctcctcctccaccaccagctCCTCAAGCACTTGTGCCGCCTCCGAATGCTTCTCCAGTTCTTTCCTCTGGACCTTCACCGCCACCAGCTCCAAAAGCCTCCCCGCCTCCTCCCTCAGGACCCTCACCACCTACTTCTCCAAAagctgcaccaccaccaccaccaccatcaaaaTCTGGTGGACCTCTCCCGCCACCACCAGCGCTGCCTGATTCTTCCAAAATGCGTCCACCATCACTTATGAAGTCAGGCAATAAAGCAGACACAGATGCGGATTCTAGTGAAGCTAAAACAAAGCTTAAGCCCTTCTTTTGGGATAAAGTAGCAGCAAATGCTAATAAATCAATGGTGTGGGATCACCTTAAAGCTGGATCATTCCAGTAAGTTGGTAGAGATAGCTgagctatatactccctccgttcccaaatatttgtctttctaggcatttcaaatggacacaacatacggatgtatgtagacttattttagagtgtagattcactcattttgctccgtatgtagttacttgttgaaatctctagaaagacaaatatttgggaacgaagggagtagttatCTAGACAAATTCTTAGATTTgtgtagatacggatgtatcaagtcacgttttagtattagatacatccatatctagacaaatctaagacaagaattttgggacggagggagtactattgtaAGATCGCACCATTTTATAACTAAATGGTACTTCTTCACAGGTTAAGCGAGGACGCTATTGAAACACTTTTTGGTTGTAATGCTGACaagaagagtggtgatgccaaaaaaGATTTAACATCAAAGGAAGCTGCCCAAGTTGTGAGGATACTTGATCCTAAAAAGGCACAGAACCTGGCCATATCATTGAAGGCGTTGAGTGTTTCAGCAGAGGAAGTTTCTTGTGCAGTTAAGGAAGGTAAAGTGTACTGTCACTCGTTTATACTGTGCAAGTGCACAGCTCTTCCTGGATGAAATGCGGCTTCTTCTGATTCTTGCCAGTCTTGTAGATacagttattttattttattttgggcaAATCTCCAGTTTTTTTTTAAGTTGCAGTGATACATTGAATACTTATCCAGCTTCTGGTCTATAACTCCATGCAATAATATATCAGCTGCGTATATCATTTGTGTCTTCACAATCAGGAGTTGCGGCTATTCTTCTGTGCTAAGGACAATGAATCACTTGATTTCATTTGCTTCTTCTATTTTTCAAAGCAAATAGTACACATTTCTGCTAAACTGATGTGAGTCTTGTCTTCTAGGTTAACTCTAATTCTTGAACTAATAACAAAGTCAGCAAGATTATGTAGCATGCAAGTGATGTCAAATGCTCAAATCGGCATTTGGTTCTAGACTTAACCACATTTGTGTACATCTGGCCTCCATATTTTGGAATGGACGCCTCAAGCATGGGTTCATGTGCTTCTGACTATTCTATTTGGACATTTAGAACAAAGAACATGTTGATTAAATCCTATTTCCTGATAACATCTTTTGCCTTATCAATTTCCCTTGATAATTTGTAGGAAATGAACTTCCATCCGACTTGATACAGACCTTAATTAGATGGGTCCCGAGTACTGATGAGGAGCTCGGGCTTCGACTATATACTGGGGAACTCTCACAGCTTGGTCCTGCAGAGCAGTTCTTAAAAGCAATCTTCGACATTCCTTATATCTATGAGCGCCTGGATGCATTACTTTTCATGGCTGGTTTACCAGAGGAAGCTTCAAATGTAAAGCAATCTTTTGCCACCTTAGAGGTAATAGCATTACCATTATGACCTGTTTGGCTTCCACACTATATTCAGTTCTGTCGTATGACTTGTATCAGTCTTGTTTGATGCTCTCTAGTCCTTTAACCGATGAACATTTTTATCAAGTAATAATAGAGATTATCGTAGTGTAGATGTTTCCACTCTTCCTGCACCTTGATGTTTCTACCGATCTTCTTATCTCTGCTATCTTGGCATTTAAATCCTGATCAGATGGCTTGTGAGGAGCTTAAAAACAGCCGTCTATTCTTGAAGTTACTAGAAGCTGTTCTTAAAACAGGGAACCGGATGAATGTTGGCACGTTCCGAGGAGGAGCTCAAGCGTTCAAACTAGACACCCTGCTCAAGCTTTCCGACGTCAAAGGAACTGATGGGAAGATAACGCTGCTGCATTTTGTTGTTCAAGAGATGATCCATTCTGAAGGTGTCCGTTCTGCACGGGCTGCAAAGGAGCAGACGGGCAGCATATCCAGTGTGGACAAGAATGATCTTATTGAAGACGAATATAAACAACTAGGTCTGCAGGTTGTGTCCAGTTTAGGAGATGAACTTCAAAATGTCAGGAATGCAGCAATCCTTGATGCAGATCAGTTGACTATGTCGGTAACAAGTGTTGGCCACAGGCTTGGCAAAACCAAAGAATTCTTGAACACAAGCATGAAAAGTCTGGATGAAGATAGTGGGTTTCACCGCAAGCTTGTGCATTTCGTGGAGCAGTCTCAAACTGAAGTTACTTTCTTGCAAGAGGAAGAGAAGAAAATACGGTCCTTGGTAAAGAGCACTGTCAATTATTTCCATGGGAGGACAGGGAAGGATGAGGGCCTTCGTTTATTTGTCGTAGTGCGGGATTTTCTTGCAATGCTTGACAAGGTGTGCAATGAGGTGAAAGAAGCATCAAAAGTAGCTCCAAAGAAAACGAAGACTGAAGTTACTCTGCCTTCCCGCACACCCAGATCTTTCCAAGATCCCCGGCGTAACCTTTTTCCGGCAATTCAAGACCGGAGGGCACATAGTTCAAGCTCTAGTTCTGACGAGGGAAGTTAACTCTAAACGAAGGTACTCTACCTACCTTTTCCTTGCAGCGCTTGGAGGTTTGCCCTTTGAAAACATTAGTGAGAAGAGATGGAAAATCAGAGCTAAAGAAAAGGCAAGAGATGGAAAATTGACGATAAAGCCAACTCTGGCTTTGGTCACTTGTTGCAGCAACAGAATAAAATTGCTGAAGGAAGGCAGTCATCTTCCATAACGTCCTTGACAGGCAATTGTTGCACTTTGGCTCCTATATCAAACAAACAAAGGTGATATTCACGATCAAGATGGAGAAGTCGAAACGGAAGCCGTCGAAAGGGGTGGCGAAGAAAACTGACCCCTTAGTTAGGGCGTGCATAACAGGGAGGGAGGAAGAAGCAGCAGGCTGGTTGACTGACTGTGTGACACTGCCTGCTGTTTTTTCGCTTAACATTTGTACCATCACAGAAAGGAGAGGAATAAATACAGCATtagaaagaaagagatgcaccacaCGGGCTCATAAACATTGGATTCTTTTGCTTGCGCTTGACAAATACTTTTGCAAAGAGCAATGCTGTAAATTGTCATACTTTCAACTGAAACATCCTGTGTGTTCGCGACTTGGTGTGCCTTTTGCAATGTACCAGATTCGCACTGCTGTGCTGTCGTCTGGATAGTCAGGGCACCCAAAACAATGTGCAGCGCTGCTATATGTGGACTGATAATTGTTTCATTTCCCTTGCCATTTCTTTACGGAATCCTTTTTTATCCCGGGTGTTAGATCGCAAGCATTTCCTGCCAAAATGTCTTGCTCGTGAAAAACTTCGCCATCTACTCCCCGCCAAAATTCCATTATCACTATCTCGAGCCGTAGCACAACTACGGATTGTAAAGAAGAGCACACATCTCGTTGTCGAACAGCTTCGCAGATTAATATTAGTAGGATTTCGCATCTATATCTCGTTTTCTAACCATGAAACAATAGGCAAGAATTGACCATGGAAAGAACAGAGCAACGAATTGGCAAGTAAGTAATCCATAGGTGCAACGTTTTATAGAACATAGCAACGAATTACAGAGGATGTAACCATTGTCCACACCTAGTTTAGCATCGGTACAAGCACACAGATTCAGAAACTAATAGTAGTACTAACATCCtagtagtagtaaaacgcaacacCTAGGCAACACTTAACTGAACACGCTACTACACAGAACTGGATACAGCCGAGCACCCACGACCTCAGAGG is a window encoding:
- the LOC123044611 gene encoding formin-like protein 11; the protein is MRRCRGEWLLVPCIISVLLFVPLACGRLLIGASDMSPPALTPSFIKQVDDWVEHAWLKCGLDKKSLQDVRNYYNYNHVLDIIHRISDNKGTSPVIEKGASSLTPEIKQTLLICLSKQSSEVANNLPDGYIKTLTASIRGELAPGPAPANEAVKPSPGKPAEGASSEATTKKAVPATKSVGKKDSDGMPTTNVIGVSLVVIALLALLCVGCCMYRESQSSAASAYDNKQLLNLSDSCKSSSVNLIDVTKLGALPLQSEAGQNGHVNQSSQEGPNTDEIGYVRLSSQEGPNTDQNNHVKLSSQEDANTGQISYVKLSSQEDPTSGRNSDVKLTSQEDPNTGQNNHVKLTSQGSANTDPASYSSSTESMAASVGSVQGSTPMMPPPAHPQVLAPQPKAPPPPPAPQALVPPPNASPVLSSGPSPPPAPKASPPPPSGPSPPTSPKAAPPPPPPSKSGGPLPPPPALPDSSKMRPPSLMKSGNKADTDADSSEAKTKLKPFFWDKVAANANKSMVWDHLKAGSFQLSEDAIETLFGCNADKKSGDAKKDLTSKEAAQVVRILDPKKAQNLAISLKALSVSAEEVSCAVKEGNELPSDLIQTLIRWVPSTDEELGLRLYTGELSQLGPAEQFLKAIFDIPYIYERLDALLFMAGLPEEASNVKQSFATLEMACEELKNSRLFLKLLEAVLKTGNRMNVGTFRGGAQAFKLDTLLKLSDVKGTDGKITLLHFVVQEMIHSEGVRSARAAKEQTGSISSVDKNDLIEDEYKQLGLQVVSSLGDELQNVRNAAILDADQLTMSVTSVGHRLGKTKEFLNTSMKSLDEDSGFHRKLVHFVEQSQTEVTFLQEEEKKIRSLVKSTVNYFHGRTGKDEGLRLFVVVRDFLAMLDKVCNEVKEASKVAPKKTKTEVTLPSRTPRSFQDPRRNLFPAIQDRRAHSSSSSSDEGS